In Chloracidobacterium sp., one genomic interval encodes:
- the fumC gene encoding class II fumarate hydratase → MSEAIETAAATRVETDSMGPIDVPSNVYWGAQTQRSLVHFNIGFDVMPREMIRALGILKKAAAIVNCDLGKLPEDKKDLVVRAADEVIEGKLDAHFPLRVWQTGSGTQTNMNANEVISNRAIEMAGGEMGSKQPIHPNDDVNKSQSSNDTFPTAMYIAAAERMTALIPEVEKISNAIKTKAKEFEGVVKIGRTHLQDATPITVSQEFSGWADLIDRDIERLRLVMPGLYDLAIGGTAVGTGLNAHPEFAERAAAKIAELTGLPFRSHPNKFAALSAHDEIVFASGAVKTLAASLMKIANDIRWLASGPRCGLGEISIPENEPGSSIMPGKVNPTQSEAMTMVAVQVFGNDAAIGFAGSQGNFELNVFKPVMIHNFLHSVRLIHDACHGFVDYCIAGIELNRDKIDHYLHDSLMLVTALNQHIGYDNAAKIAKHAHKKGISLKDSALDLGLLTSEQFDEWVVAEDMTHP, encoded by the coding sequence ATGTCAGAAGCAATTGAAACAGCAGCAGCAACGCGAGTCGAGACGGACTCGATGGGGCCGATCGATGTGCCGTCGAACGTTTATTGGGGAGCGCAGACTCAGCGGTCGCTCGTCCATTTCAACATCGGTTTTGATGTGATGCCGCGCGAGATGATACGCGCTCTCGGCATCCTGAAAAAAGCCGCGGCGATAGTCAATTGCGACCTGGGCAAACTGCCCGAAGACAAAAAGGACCTTGTCGTGCGGGCCGCAGACGAGGTCATCGAGGGCAAGCTCGACGCACACTTCCCGCTGCGTGTTTGGCAGACAGGTTCCGGCACGCAGACGAATATGAACGCGAACGAGGTCATCTCGAACCGCGCCATCGAAATGGCGGGCGGCGAGATGGGCTCGAAACAGCCTATCCATCCGAATGACGACGTCAACAAGTCGCAGTCGTCGAACGACACCTTCCCGACGGCGATGTATATTGCGGCAGCCGAACGGATGACCGCGTTGATACCGGAAGTTGAAAAGATCAGCAACGCGATAAAGACAAAGGCGAAGGAATTCGAGGGCGTCGTGAAGATCGGCCGAACGCATCTGCAGGACGCTACGCCGATCACCGTGAGCCAGGAATTCAGCGGCTGGGCCGACCTTATCGACCGCGATATCGAACGCCTGCGTCTCGTCATGCCCGGCCTTTATGACCTTGCGATCGGCGGCACGGCCGTCGGCACGGGCCTCAATGCGCATCCTGAATTCGCCGAACGTGCCGCGGCAAAGATCGCCGAATTAACGGGCCTGCCATTCAGATCGCATCCGAACAAATTCGCGGCACTTTCGGCACACGATGAGATCGTTTTCGCTTCGGGCGCGGTTAAGACGCTGGCCGCGAGCCTTATGAAGATCGCAAATGACATTCGCTGGCTCGCTTCCGGCCCGCGATGCGGCCTCGGCGAGATATCGATCCCAGAGAACGAGCCCGGTTCGTCGATCATGCCCGGCAAGGTCAATCCTACGCAGAGCGAAGCGATGACGATGGTCGCCGTGCAGGTTTTCGGCAACGACGCTGCGATAGGTTTTGCGGGTTCGCAGGGCAACTTCGAACTGAACGTCTTCAAACCCGTGATGATCCACAACTTCCTGCATTCGGTGCGGCTGATACACGATGCGTGCCACGGATTTGTAGATTATTGTATCGCCGGAATTGAGTTGAACCGCGACAAGATCGACCATTACCTGCACGATTCGCTGATGCTCGTTACCGCACTAAATCAGCACATCGGCTACGACAACGCCGCAAAGATCGCTAAGCACGCTCACAAAAAGGGCATTTCGTTAAAAGATTCGGCTCTCGATCTGGGCCTGCTCACTTCTGAGCAGTTCGACGAATGGGTCGTCGCGGAAGATATGACGCATCCGTGA
- the tssG gene encoding type VI secretion system baseplate subunit TssG: protein MTEMGLAKKLAEEPYSFEFFQAVRVLEKARPGKQSVGAEAMPADEIVRFRSRVALDFPPSEIQEINEVETGTADETRVEMMVNFMGMVGVSGVLPTHYTELVFDRIRHRDTAMWSFLDIFTHRAVSLFYRAWRKYRFPVSYERGDDGFTAFLYDIAGLGTKGLRGRMSVEDESLLPYAGIVAQRPHSNNAVENILGDYFQTPVKVKQFSGQWLKLSSDDHSILGEKNSHLGVNTIIGTRVWDQQSKLRIRIGPLNFDRFRAFLPNGSAAAPLRSIIKFLLGLEFDHDIQLVLAAKQVPAAILTTRAVRKPMLGWTTFLKTKPFTQDDEQVVLA, encoded by the coding sequence ATGACAGAGATGGGCCTTGCCAAAAAATTGGCGGAGGAGCCGTACTCGTTCGAGTTCTTCCAAGCCGTGCGAGTGCTGGAGAAGGCGCGGCCGGGCAAGCAGAGTGTCGGTGCTGAGGCGATGCCTGCCGATGAGATCGTCCGGTTCCGTTCGCGCGTCGCCCTTGATTTTCCGCCAAGCGAGATCCAAGAGATCAACGAGGTCGAAACTGGAACCGCGGACGAGACGCGCGTCGAGATGATGGTCAACTTCATGGGCATGGTCGGCGTCAGCGGTGTATTGCCGACGCACTATACCGAGCTTGTTTTTGACCGCATCCGCCATCGCGATACCGCGATGTGGTCGTTCCTCGATATCTTTACGCATCGGGCTGTTTCGCTTTTTTACAGGGCGTGGCGAAAGTATCGTTTCCCGGTTTCGTATGAGCGCGGCGATGACGGCTTTACGGCGTTCCTGTACGACATTGCGGGGCTTGGCACAAAAGGGCTTCGCGGACGGATGAGCGTCGAGGACGAATCGCTGCTGCCGTACGCGGGCATCGTTGCACAGCGGCCGCACAGCAATAACGCGGTCGAGAATATCCTTGGCGATTATTTTCAAACGCCGGTCAAGGTCAAACAGTTCTCGGGCCAGTGGCTCAAGCTCAGTTCCGACGATCACAGCATACTCGGCGAAAAGAACAGCCATTTGGGTGTCAACACCATTATCGGTACACGCGTTTGGGATCAGCAGTCGAAACTCCGCATCCGCATCGGCCCGCTGAATTTTGATCGTTTTCGGGCGTTCCTGCCAAACGGAAGCGCGGCGGCGCCGCTGCGGTCGATCATTAAATTCCTACTCGGCCTCGAGTTCGATCATGATATTCAGCTCGTACTTGCGGCAAAACAGGTCCCTGCGGCCATTCTGACCACACGTGCGGTGAGAAAGCCAATGCTCGGGTGGACCACTTTTTTGAAAACGAAGCCCTTCACACAGGATGATGAACAGGTCGTCCTCGCCTGA
- the tssF gene encoding type VI secretion system baseplate subunit TssF, with the protein MRDELLAYYERELIFLRRMGAEFARRYPKIAARLELSEEKIEDPHVERLIEAFAFLTGRIGLKLDDELPEITEAFFNVLYPHYLAPIPSMSIVQMNYGSPHDKLTAVQKMDAGTRLNSRPIDGSPCRFRTAYDVDLMPIEVESASLESPAPKDGRGRFATAQIRIGMRCYGNSRLSELRRSSLEDVPTTLRFYIDGDPQLVYPLYELIFNNAVTVQFRAKEAPIGSQTIEHIQLRLPDPVVLQAKDAIKQVGFAENEAMLPYTKRSFMGYRLLTEYFAFPYKFLFFDVEGLDRAIAANFGSHFELVIDVKDIVPPSAPVTADTFRLGCTPIVNLFSRLSDPIYLSQQRYEYQVIPDVHRQNSTEIYSVDEVITSDPRTNTTREFSPFYSMRHAYGEQMEKSFWYTVRRQSQRPDDEGTEIFMSLVDMNFDPNVPAVEVLNVKTTCTNRDLPAKLPFGGKEGDFEIEGTALLSRVKCLTKPTETLRPPQRRSAHWRLISHLNLNYLSIVGDNNGSAEALQEILHLYNFNDSAITRKQILGITGISSRKVVRQIGQRVGAGFVRGIETTLTFDEEQFVGSGLFLFACVIEHFLGLYAGINSFNQTVVRTDQREEELCRFPPRAGEQELL; encoded by the coding sequence ATGCGTGACGAACTATTAGCATATTACGAACGCGAACTCATCTTTCTGCGCCGCATGGGCGCGGAATTTGCACGCCGTTATCCGAAGATCGCCGCGCGTCTCGAACTCAGCGAAGAAAAGATCGAAGACCCGCACGTTGAACGCCTGATCGAGGCGTTCGCGTTCCTCACGGGCCGCATCGGACTGAAGCTTGATGATGAGCTGCCCGAGATAACCGAAGCCTTCTTCAACGTCCTGTATCCGCACTATCTGGCCCCGATCCCATCGATGTCGATCGTGCAGATGAATTACGGCTCGCCGCACGACAAACTAACAGCCGTGCAGAAGATGGATGCCGGCACGCGGCTCAATTCACGGCCGATCGACGGCAGCCCGTGCCGCTTTCGAACTGCTTATGATGTCGATCTGATGCCGATCGAGGTCGAGTCCGCCTCGCTCGAATCGCCGGCACCGAAGGACGGACGCGGACGTTTTGCGACGGCACAGATACGCATCGGGATGCGTTGCTACGGCAACTCGCGCCTTAGTGAGCTTCGGAGAAGTTCGCTCGAGGATGTACCGACGACGCTTCGGTTCTATATCGACGGTGATCCGCAGCTTGTGTATCCGCTCTATGAGCTGATCTTCAACAACGCGGTTACGGTGCAGTTCCGCGCAAAGGAAGCACCCATCGGAAGTCAGACCATTGAACATATACAGCTTCGTTTGCCCGATCCGGTTGTTCTGCAGGCTAAAGATGCGATCAAGCAGGTCGGATTTGCAGAGAACGAGGCGATGCTGCCCTACACCAAGCGTTCCTTCATGGGCTATCGCCTGCTGACGGAATATTTTGCGTTCCCGTACAAGTTCCTTTTCTTTGATGTCGAAGGCCTCGACCGTGCCATTGCCGCTAATTTCGGCAGCCATTTTGAGCTTGTGATAGATGTCAAGGATATTGTGCCGCCGAGTGCACCTGTAACGGCGGATACATTCCGCCTCGGATGCACACCGATCGTCAACCTTTTCTCACGGCTTTCCGATCCGATCTACCTGTCGCAGCAGCGTTACGAATATCAGGTAATTCCCGATGTCCACAGGCAGAATTCCACCGAGATATATTCTGTCGATGAGGTCATAACAAGCGATCCGCGTACCAATACGACACGCGAATTCTCGCCGTTCTATTCCATGCGGCACGCCTACGGCGAACAGATGGAAAAATCGTTCTGGTACACCGTCAGGCGGCAGTCGCAGCGTCCCGACGACGAAGGCACCGAGATATTTATGTCGCTCGTCGATATGAATTTCGACCCGAATGTGCCTGCGGTCGAGGTGCTCAATGTTAAGACCACCTGCACGAACCGCGATCTGCCGGCAAAGCTGCCGTTCGGCGGCAAGGAAGGCGATTTTGAGATCGAAGGTACGGCGTTGCTTTCGCGTGTAAAGTGCCTTACAAAACCGACCGAGACGCTCCGGCCGCCGCAGCGGCGGAGCGCTCATTGGCGGCTGATCTCGCACCTGAACCTCAATTATCTCTCGATCGTGGGCGACAACAACGGCTCGGCCGAGGCGTTGCAGGAGATACTGCACCTGTATAACTTCAACGACTCGGCGATCACCCGGAAGCAGATATTGGGCATCACCGGTATCTCGTCGCGCAAGGTCGTGCGCCAGATCGGGCAGCGTGTCGGTGCGGGATTTGTCCGCGGGATCGAAACGACATTGACGTTCGATGAAGAGCAGTTCGTGGGCAGCGGCCTGTTCCTTTTCGCGTGCGTCATTGAGCATTTCCTCGGCCTTTACGCAGGCATCAACTCATTCAACCAAACCGTCGTTCGTACCGATCAGCGTGAAGAAGAGCTTTGCCGATTTCCGCCGCGTGCCGGAGAACAGGAGCTTTTATGA
- the tssI gene encoding type VI secretion system tip protein VgrG produces the protein MPTTQAGRTLKVTTPLDDDFLLIKRLRAAEQISHLFRFDVEMVHDEEEAGNVPTLIDPEQMLGQKMTVTVLQPDGTKRFFNGMCVEFTQGSRNHRWSHFHAELVPSVWILTQNSQSRIFQNLSVPEILRQVFEGFEVDHEIQGNFEARNYCVQYRESDFDFASRLMEEEGIYYYFEHTENSHRMILGNMPGSHRELPGRSTIRFGIDISDNVDEWEGAIRSWRAASKSCSGRYTLRDHNFQLPKNSLEANAMNSKGMSDAEIYDYPGGYAKRFDGIDSGGREQSGKLNKIFDDRERTTSLRQQEIDVAMRSSYGMSDCCALTPGYRFRMTEHPNPANNRNHLTISVKTEAIQTPAYLDESSVANAYVANFTCIPQGDGSAPFRPIRRTVKPLMRGSQTAVVTGPSGEEIFVDKFGRVKVQFHWDRDGKYDATSSCWLRVSTGIAGNKWGTMFIPRIGQEVIVDFLEGDPDRPIITGAVYNPETMPHYELPKFKTLTYIKTRTSPDDGKGFNELRFEDKKDKEQVFVHSQKRYDLRVKESMYETCGANRQESIGVRSDNKPGGNLAITVGGSYDLHVKKDEFIGIDGKLNETVKGDVVKNYEGGLSLMVKGKAESNAQNIILEASTKISLKVGGSCVVIDPSGVTIAGSMVKINSGGFGTETGDPSIDDPMDAETADTGAPGYLDRPRSGGGRTRRSRKLKSQHHIAPPRPGEDPRITSMRNTLANSAQGRHALEVYDRYGVDPTFNAGEGSYFSSSDNRMNLDPSEDPTTSALTFTHEMNHAEAHHEGRSANVDTQNRNDYVDTMLDEETEGTVRSIEARNELAANGTDVSGSHFPLENEYQQAHDQAVANARAADPNISDEQAEAIGREAGRQRVRQGFDNGEVVPSTSTGQTYPDYYGGDWDAHHPGGGGTP, from the coding sequence ATGCCGACCACACAAGCAGGAAGAACATTAAAGGTAACGACGCCGCTCGACGATGATTTTCTGCTCATCAAGCGTTTGCGGGCTGCTGAGCAGATCTCGCACCTGTTCCGCTTTGATGTCGAGATGGTGCATGACGAAGAAGAGGCAGGAAATGTGCCTACACTTATCGATCCTGAACAGATGCTCGGCCAGAAGATGACCGTTACTGTCCTTCAGCCTGACGGTACAAAACGCTTCTTCAACGGAATGTGTGTCGAGTTCACTCAAGGCTCGCGTAACCACCGCTGGTCGCATTTTCACGCCGAACTTGTGCCGTCCGTTTGGATACTTACACAGAATTCGCAAAGCCGCATATTTCAGAATCTGTCAGTGCCTGAGATATTGCGGCAGGTCTTTGAAGGCTTTGAGGTGGATCACGAGATCCAAGGCAATTTCGAGGCTCGCAATTATTGTGTTCAATACCGCGAGTCTGACTTTGATTTCGCCTCCAGATTGATGGAGGAAGAAGGCATCTACTACTATTTCGAGCACACTGAGAACTCGCACCGAATGATCCTCGGCAATATGCCGGGTTCACATCGTGAATTGCCCGGGCGCTCGACGATCCGTTTCGGCATTGATATCTCCGATAATGTCGATGAATGGGAAGGAGCCATCCGAAGTTGGCGTGCCGCGAGTAAATCCTGCTCGGGCCGCTATACGCTTCGGGATCATAACTTCCAATTGCCTAAGAATTCGCTCGAAGCAAATGCGATGAATTCAAAAGGTATGTCGGATGCCGAGATCTATGACTATCCCGGCGGCTACGCAAAACGCTTTGACGGGATCGATTCGGGCGGGCGTGAGCAATCCGGCAAACTGAATAAGATCTTCGACGATCGTGAACGAACCACAAGCCTGCGGCAGCAGGAGATCGATGTCGCGATGAGGTCGAGCTACGGTATGTCGGACTGCTGTGCACTGACGCCGGGCTATCGGTTCCGTATGACCGAACATCCCAATCCTGCGAACAACCGGAATCATCTGACCATCTCGGTCAAGACCGAGGCCATACAGACGCCCGCCTACTTGGACGAATCGTCGGTCGCAAATGCCTACGTTGCGAACTTTACATGCATACCGCAGGGCGACGGCTCCGCACCGTTCCGCCCGATCAGGCGCACCGTGAAGCCGCTAATGCGCGGCAGTCAAACTGCCGTAGTTACAGGCCCGTCGGGCGAAGAGATATTTGTGGATAAGTTCGGCCGCGTTAAGGTGCAGTTCCACTGGGACCGCGACGGCAAGTATGATGCCACATCATCCTGCTGGCTCCGCGTCAGTACGGGAATTGCAGGCAACAAGTGGGGCACGATGTTCATTCCGCGAATCGGGCAGGAGGTCATAGTCGATTTTCTCGAGGGCGACCCGGACCGGCCGATCATCACCGGCGCGGTCTATAATCCGGAGACGATGCCGCACTACGAACTGCCGAAGTTCAAGACATTGACCTACATCAAAACGCGCACCTCGCCCGATGACGGCAAGGGGTTCAATGAGCTGCGCTTTGAGGACAAGAAGGACAAGGAACAGGTCTTTGTCCACTCGCAGAAGCGCTACGATCTTCGTGTAAAGGAGTCGATGTACGAGACCTGCGGCGCCAACCGTCAGGAGAGCATCGGCGTACGCTCCGATAATAAACCCGGCGGCAATCTCGCCATCACCGTCGGCGGCAGCTACGATCTGCACGTCAAAAAAGATGAGTTCATCGGCATCGACGGCAAATTGAATGAGACCGTCAAGGGCGACGTCGTCAAAAATTACGAAGGCGGACTCTCTTTGATGGTGAAGGGGAAAGCAGAGTCGAACGCTCAGAACATCATACTCGAGGCATCAACAAAAATAAGCCTGAAGGTCGGCGGCAGCTGCGTCGTGATCGACCCTTCGGGTGTTACGATCGCAGGGTCTATGGTCAAGATCAACTCCGGGGGCTTCGGAACCGAAACAGGCGATCCGTCGATAGATGATCCGATGGATGCCGAAACCGCTGACACGGGCGCGCCGGGCTATCTTGATCGTCCGCGGTCGGGCGGCGGCCGCACCAGAAGGAGCCGTAAACTGAAGTCGCAGCATCATATCGCCCCGCCGCGTCCCGGTGAAGATCCTCGCATAACCTCGATGCGCAATACTCTAGCAAACTCCGCGCAGGGGCGGCACGCTCTTGAGGTTTATGATCGCTATGGCGTAGACCCGACGTTCAACGCTGGCGAAGGCTCCTATTTCAGCTCGAGCGACAATAGGATGAATCTCGATCCTAGCGAAGATCCGACAACTTCGGCACTTACATTCACGCATGAGATGAATCATGCCGAGGCACATCACGAAGGCCGAAGTGCGAACGTAGATACGCAGAATCGAAACGACTATGTAGATACGATGCTCGACGAAGAAACGGAAGGTACTGTCAGAAGCATAGAGGCCAGGAATGAACTGGCGGCCAACGGCACCGATGTCTCCGGTTCGCATTTTCCGCTCGAAAACGAATATCAGCAGGCACACGATCAGGCCGTTGCCAATGCCCGTGCGGCGGACCCGAATATCTCCGACGAGCAAGCTGAGGCGATCGGCCGCGAAGCGGGCCGCCAACGTGTGCGGCAGGGTTTTGATAACGGAGAGGTCGTACCTTCGACATCGACCGGACAGACATACCCCGACTATTATGGCGGTGATTGGGATGCACACCATCCGGGCGGAGGCGGAACTCCGTAA
- the tssH gene encoding type VI secretion system ATPase TssH, translating to MNVNLKSLVARLNDTCRNALEGAAGLCLSRTNYDIEIEHILAKLLEQDDTDLHKICSHYEVNIDRLSKDVSEALDRLKTGNTRTPGLSDRLPRWIQDAWLLASVDFGAARVRSGHLVLALVLNDGLARIAREISREFNHISAESLQTKLEEVTADSAEARDAVALGETSAAGDGAPVATGVPGRTKALDQYTEDLTAKAAAGKIDPILGRDSEIRQIVDILTRRRQNNPILTGEAGVGKTAVVEGFAARVASGDVPEPLKNVSVRSLDLGLLQAGAGVKGEFEQRLKNVIDEVKASPQPIIMFIDEAHTMIGAGGQAGQNDAANLLKPALARGELRTIAATTWAEYKKYFEKDAALARRFQVVKVEEPDEEKAVAMMRGLADKMEEHHNVRVLDEAIVECVKLSARYITGRQLPDKSVSVLDTACAKVAIGQGATPASVEDTTRTIENLNTEIGALEREQLTGAGHDERLQELIEKRTAAEEKLAKLNEQWTKEKELVEKIRSIRIKLEQTRLDDAAEPSADIASLQADLKTATDELKQVQGEDPLMQPVVNGQTVAEVISGWTGIPIGKMVADEIHAVLNLSSTLRERVLGQDHALDTIAQRIRTARAGLTDPKRPIGVFLLVGTSGVGKTETALALAEALYGGERNLISINMSEYQEAHTVSSLKGSPPGYVGYGEGGVLTEAVRRKPYSVVLLDEVEKAHPDVMELFFQVFDKGVLEDGEGREIDFKNCVILLTSNVGTDTIMKLCADPETKPMPDGLIDAVRPELTKAFKPALLGRMVTVPYYPISDDILRLIIKLQLGKIADRIKVNHNAAFSYDDAVIETVAKRCTDVDSGARNVYNILTGTLLPEMSGEVLSRMAQGEGIKSVRVSVGDNEQFAYTFE from the coding sequence ATGAATGTAAATCTTAAATCACTTGTAGCACGACTCAACGACACATGCCGCAACGCCCTCGAGGGTGCCGCGGGGCTTTGCCTCTCACGCACGAATTATGACATCGAGATCGAACACATCCTCGCAAAACTGCTCGAGCAGGATGACACCGACCTGCATAAGATCTGCAGCCATTACGAGGTGAACATCGACCGGCTCTCAAAGGATGTCAGCGAAGCTCTCGATCGTTTGAAGACAGGCAACACGCGAACTCCGGGATTGAGCGATCGGCTGCCGCGTTGGATACAGGATGCGTGGCTGCTTGCTTCGGTAGATTTCGGCGCGGCACGCGTGCGTTCGGGCCACCTTGTCCTTGCCCTCGTCCTGAACGACGGACTTGCCCGCATTGCGCGCGAGATATCGCGTGAATTCAATCACATTTCGGCTGAATCGCTGCAAACGAAGCTCGAAGAGGTCACCGCCGATTCAGCAGAGGCACGCGACGCCGTGGCTCTCGGCGAGACGTCTGCCGCCGGTGACGGTGCTCCGGTCGCAACCGGTGTTCCGGGCCGCACAAAGGCATTGGATCAATATACCGAGGATCTGACCGCAAAGGCCGCCGCCGGCAAGATCGATCCGATACTCGGCCGCGACAGTGAGATCCGCCAGATTGTGGACATTCTAACCCGCCGCCGCCAGAACAATCCGATACTTACGGGCGAGGCCGGCGTCGGAAAGACCGCCGTTGTCGAAGGCTTCGCGGCACGCGTCGCCTCGGGCGATGTGCCGGAGCCGCTTAAGAATGTTTCGGTCCGTTCGCTCGATCTCGGCCTGCTGCAGGCAGGAGCGGGCGTCAAGGGCGAATTCGAGCAGCGTCTGAAAAACGTGATCGATGAGGTAAAGGCGTCGCCGCAGCCGATAATAATGTTTATCGACGAGGCTCACACGATGATCGGTGCCGGTGGCCAAGCAGGCCAAAATGATGCTGCGAACCTTCTCAAACCCGCACTAGCACGCGGCGAACTGCGTACCATCGCGGCTACGACATGGGCCGAATATAAGAAATACTTTGAAAAGGATGCCGCCCTCGCACGCCGCTTTCAGGTTGTAAAGGTCGAAGAGCCGGACGAAGAAAAGGCGGTAGCGATGATGCGCGGCCTCGCCGATAAAATGGAGGAGCATCACAACGTCCGCGTGCTTGATGAAGCCATTGTCGAATGCGTCAAACTCTCAGCTCGCTACATTACCGGACGCCAGCTTCCCGATAAGAGCGTTTCGGTACTTGATACCGCGTGTGCGAAGGTCGCGATAGGGCAAGGTGCAACGCCTGCATCGGTCGAGGATACGACACGAACGATCGAGAATCTTAACACCGAGATCGGAGCCCTCGAAAGAGAGCAGCTCACGGGTGCGGGCCATGATGAACGTCTTCAGGAGTTGATCGAGAAACGCACCGCTGCCGAAGAAAAGCTTGCCAAGCTGAACGAGCAGTGGACGAAAGAAAAGGAGCTGGTCGAGAAGATACGCAGTATCCGTATCAAGCTTGAACAAACACGGCTTGATGATGCCGCTGAGCCGTCAGCCGATATCGCGTCCCTGCAGGCCGACCTCAAAACCGCGACCGATGAGCTGAAGCAAGTTCAGGGCGAGGATCCCTTGATGCAGCCGGTGGTGAACGGCCAAACGGTTGCCGAGGTCATCTCGGGCTGGACAGGCATTCCCATCGGCAAGATGGTCGCAGACGAGATCCATGCCGTGCTGAACCTTTCTTCGACGCTCCGCGAACGTGTCCTCGGGCAGGATCATGCACTCGACACTATCGCACAGCGTATTCGTACCGCTCGAGCCGGCCTTACAGACCCGAAACGCCCGATCGGCGTCTTTCTGCTTGTCGGAACGTCGGGCGTAGGCAAGACCGAGACCGCTTTGGCTCTCGCCGAGGCGCTGTATGGCGGCGAACGCAACCTCATCTCGATCAATATGAGCGAGTATCAAGAGGCACACACCGTGTCCAGCCTTAAAGGGTCGCCTCCGGGATACGTCGGCTATGGCGAAGGCGGTGTGCTGACCGAGGCCGTCAGGCGCAAGCCGTATTCGGTAGTGCTGCTTGATGAGGTCGAAAAGGCACACCCTGACGTGATGGAACTCTTTTTCCAAGTGTTCGATAAGGGTGTGCTCGAAGACGGCGAAGGCCGCGAGATCGACTTCAAGAACTGCGTCATCCTGCTTACGTCGAATGTCGGTACCGACACCATAATGAAGTTGTGTGCCGATCCTGAGACCAAGCCGATGCCCGACGGACTGATCGATGCAGTAAGGCCGGAGCTTACAAAGGCGTTCAAGCCGGCGCTGCTCGGCCGTATGGTAACCGTGCCTTATTATCCGATCTCGGATGATATATTGCGGCTTATCATCAAGCTGCAGCTCGGCAAGATAGCAGACCGCATCAAGGTAAACCACAACGCGGCATTCTCATATGACGATGCGGTGATCGAAACCGTTGCGAAACGGTGCACCGATGTCGATAGCGGTGCCCGCAATGTTTACAACATCCTGACCGGAACGCTGCTGCCCGAGATGTCCGGCGAGGTGCTTTCGAGGATGGCACAGGGCGAGGGCATCAAGAGCGTGCGTGTTTCCGTAGGCGACAATGAGCAGTTCGCCTACACATTCGAATAG
- a CDS encoding PAAR domain-containing protein — translation MPQGPAARVTDPVAHPLPPILTPGPGSPNVLIGFLPAWRGIPLAAVAALQSAKATADTAVKAAEAASTAAAGTPAGPAAKAAEEAAKAAALAAMSSAISSAAAGADIHLCTTPLPIPPHGPGVDITGSATVMINNLPAGRMGDTILEALGPQNTITKGEPTVIIGG, via the coding sequence ATGCCGCAAGGTCCAGCAGCAAGGGTAACTGATCCGGTAGCACATCCGCTGCCGCCGATTTTGACGCCGGGGCCGGGAAGCCCGAACGTGTTGATCGGCTTTTTGCCGGCTTGGCGCGGCATTCCGCTCGCGGCCGTAGCCGCACTTCAATCAGCAAAAGCAACTGCCGATACTGCGGTAAAGGCGGCCGAGGCTGCAAGCACCGCAGCCGCAGGCACGCCGGCAGGACCCGCCGCAAAGGCCGCGGAGGAGGCCGCAAAAGCCGCCGCGTTAGCTGCAATGTCGAGTGCTATCAGCAGCGCGGCCGCGGGTGCGGATATACATTTATGCACGACACCGCTGCCTATACCGCCGCACGGGCCGGGCGTCGATATTACGGGTTCGGCAACCGTTATGATCAATAATCTGCCTGCGGGCCGCATGGGTGATACGATCCTTGAGGCACTCGGACCGCAAAACACCATCACGAAAGGCGAACCGACCGTTATCATCGGCGGATAA
- the tssE gene encoding type VI secretion system baseplate subunit TssE, which yields MPRQDAEVRVTPSVLDRLIDMEPGVSTEAPKSRSTSMRELKQAVRRDLEWLLNTRAPDLDVAEDAEVRHSVACYGLPDIMSMSPTNPAEQRRLIKALEQTIEYFEPRFLHPRIILEPMNEAERSLRFRIEASLDIEPTPEPVVFDTVLQSGSGEFEVKER from the coding sequence ATGCCGAGACAGGATGCAGAAGTAAGGGTAACACCGTCGGTCTTGGACCGGCTCATCGATATGGAGCCCGGCGTCTCGACCGAGGCGCCGAAGTCGCGCTCAACATCGATGCGTGAGCTGAAGCAGGCTGTCCGCCGCGACCTGGAATGGCTGCTCAATACGCGGGCACCCGACCTCGACGTTGCCGAAGATGCCGAGGTGCGGCACTCTGTGGCATGCTACGGCCTGCCCGATATTATGTCCATGAGTCCGACTAATCCCGCCGAGCAAAGGCGGCTCATAAAGGCACTCGAACAGACCATTGAATATTTTGAGCCGCGGTTCCTGCATCCGAGGATCATCCTCGAACCGATGAACGAAGCGGAGCGGAGCCTCAGATTCCGCATCGAGGCGAGCCTCGATATCGAGCCGACACCGGAGCCGGTCGTATTTGATACGGTACTTCAGTCGGGCAGCGGCGAATTTGAAGTAAAGGAGCGATAG